AAATTCTATCGCTTTTTTACGGTATGCTTTTTTTATTTCGGCTGTCGTAGCCCCTTTACTCACTCCTAATATTTCGTAATAATCTCTTTTAGCCATATTCCTGTCCTAAATCCTTTCCAATGGAAAGGACTTTTTTAAATTTATATTTAATTATTGCCCAATAACTACTTTAGGAAAACGAATTACTTTATCGCCCAGTTTATATCCTTTTTCAACAACATCGATAATTTTCCCTTTCATATCATCAGTAGGTGCAGGAATTTGTGTTATTGCTTCGTGATCGTCTGCATTAAATGCTTCTCCTTTTTCTACAGCAATCACTTTAAGTCCTTTTTGCTCTAAAGTGCTTACTAATTTATTGTAAATCAACAACACACCTTTTCGTAAAGCTTCGGCTTCTTTACCTTCATCAATATGATTTAAGGCACGTTCAAAATCGTCAAGAATTGGTAATAATGTTTTCATGACATCTTCACTCGCTGTCGAAAATAATTCAATACGTTCTCTAGAAGTACGCTTTTTATAATTTTCAAATTCAGCAAATAATCGTAAAAACTTATCCTTTTCTTGTTGAACCTCTGCTTGTAATTTCTCTTCTACAGTTTGATCTTCAACAACCTGTTCTTCAACATCTACAGTTTCTGTTTGTGTATTTTCAACCGCTTCTTGCTCTTTATCTTTTTTATCTTTTTTGGACATTGTAAATTTAAATTTTGTGCAATTCTAAAATTAATTGGCAAAAGTACTGCCATTCTTGTTAAAATGCCATAATGTCACGAAATAATTTTTTGTTTTTTTTATGCTAACAAATAACTAATTTCACAACTTAAACATTAAAAAATTATTATGAAAAAAAGTATTACTGCTATTTTTGCATTAGTTACATTATCAGTAACCTTAATGGCTTGTAAAAATAAAGCCAAAGAGGCAGAAACAAAAGACGCTGAAACTATTGCTATTACTAAAATTGCTTCGGAGAAATTCAATGTAAACACTTCAGAATCTACTATTGCTTGGAAAGGATTTAAGCCTACTGGCTCGCATACTGGAACTATTGCTATTAAAAACGGTATTTTAAACATCATCGAGGGTGAAATTAATAGTGGAACGTTTTTAATAGACATGAACTCTATTAAAGATGCAGATGCTAGTGCTAAATTAGAAGGTCATTTAAAAAGTGCTGACTTTTTTGATGTTGAAAAATATCCAACTGCTACTTTTGAAATTACTAGTATTAAAGATGTAGATGGTAAAACCATGCTTTCGGGGAACTTAACTCTTAAAGATGTAAAAAATAATGTAACATTCCCAGTAAGTATTACTAATGAAAATAACACTGTTACTCTAACAAGTGAAAGCTTTGTTATTGATAGAACAAAATGGAATGTACAATACGGGTCGAAGTCTATTTTTGATAATTTAGGAGATAAATTTATTAATGATGATATTGAATTACAAGTTACTGTAAAGGCTAGCAAGTCTTAATCAATAAAACTCAGATTATATTAAAGCCACTTTGTGAGAACAGGGTGGTTTTTTGTTTTAAATTTAATTAAACAACACCTGAATTAACCTCCAATTAATTCAAAATATAAGAAAATCAATATGCCTTGTCGCAGCTCCGACTCGCTTGTCAAAAAAATTAGGAGAATTTATAAAATATTATTTGTGTAGAAATTTTAATTGTAAACTATTTAAAGCTGGAATGCAACAACAAATCCTTCAAAGCAGGTTCTAAATGATGATATTTAAAATTAAATCCTTTATCTTCTATTTTTTTAGAACTGACGCGCTGGCTTTCAAACAATAACACGTGCATTTCGCCCAAAATAAATTGCATGAAAAATTTAGGAATATTAGGCAAAAACAAAGGCTTTTTTAAAACTTTTGCTATAGTTTTTGTTAACTCCTTATTACTAACAGGGTTTGGAGCTACACCATTATAAATGCCATTTAAGTTGTTTTGTAAAACAAATAAAAACATATGAGCCAAATCCTGAATATGGATCCATGATTGCCATTGCTTACCACTACCCAAAGCAGCCCCTAATCCAAATTTAATAGGTTTAACAATTTCTTGCAAAGCACCACCTTTATTTGACAATACTAAACCAATTCTAATTTTAGAAACCATAATGTTCAATTTAGAAAAAGCATCAACTTCCTGCTCCCAAACTTTAACAACACGACTTAAAAAAGAGGTTTCTACTATTTTAAAAGATTCATCATAATAATTAATTAAAGAATCTGGATACCCTCCAATAGCACTGGCTGAAATAATTTGCT
The nucleotide sequence above comes from Flavobacteriaceae bacterium HL-DH10. Encoded proteins:
- a CDS encoding TIGR01777 family oxidoreductase, encoding MRVLITGATGLIGQEIVKLFHKKGIAVNYLTTSKSKIQQTENYQGFYWDPKLQEIDDGCFKNVDAIIHLVGATVSKRWTPIHKKKILNSRKETTQLLVNALKGESHTIKQIISASAIGGYPDSLINYYDESFKIVETSFLSRVVKVWEQEVDAFSKLNIMVSKIRIGLVLSNKGGALQEIVKPIKFGLGAALGSGKQWQSWIHIQDLAHMFLFVLQNNLNGIYNGVAPNPVSNKELTKTIAKVLKKPLFLPNIPKFFMQFILGEMHVLLFESQRVSSKKIEDKGFNFKYHHLEPALKDLLLHSSFK
- a CDS encoding nucleotide exchange factor GrpE, which codes for MSKKDKKDKEQEAVENTQTETVDVEEQVVEDQTVEEKLQAEVQQEKDKFLRLFAEFENYKKRTSRERIELFSTASEDVMKTLLPILDDFERALNHIDEGKEAEALRKGVLLIYNKLVSTLEQKGLKVIAVEKGEAFNADDHEAITQIPAPTDDMKGKIIDVVEKGYKLGDKVIRFPKVVIGQ
- a CDS encoding YceI family protein; the protein is MKKSITAIFALVTLSVTLMACKNKAKEAETKDAETIAITKIASEKFNVNTSESTIAWKGFKPTGSHTGTIAIKNGILNIIEGEINSGTFLIDMNSIKDADASAKLEGHLKSADFFDVEKYPTATFEITSIKDVDGKTMLSGNLTLKDVKNNVTFPVSITNENNTVTLTSESFVIDRTKWNVQYGSKSIFDNLGDKFINDDIELQVTVKASKS